The following are from one region of the Pseudobacteriovorax antillogorgiicola genome:
- a CDS encoding DM9 repeat-containing protein has protein sequence MTIKRLHSIVLLGLAMASCNPSSLEDTISLGAGAEPQEASRLDSSGKTIDVAQEEAVVVPQSVTGAYLYCVEQDLAESSEFKVLCALRDDESHKTIDLSDNDINVRWTVDGLQAPWEAKLVSRALPEEPLWHIQHSFEMLDEGEKPLIRQNARFGIDIISGPVQLETDSVVVVRNPLTWSLLDGDVAPPTNTFTGGSEIMEEVILGVCRIYTPRGIIPGKLVHMEYFGRTGSDCYSSSPGDTTRAGTGSSNVAEVLTWPSTQVRDQFSWIDASDGAIPKNAVIGGQSENGRLIYLCRNLQLPIPEAADRPNFPDGEPTPGYIISGESSCRHEFFGDEHLSQTYQVLVDVLAN, from the coding sequence TTGACAATCAAACGACTACATAGCATCGTCCTTCTAGGTCTTGCCATGGCTTCATGCAATCCAAGCTCTTTAGAGGACACCATCTCTCTTGGAGCTGGAGCTGAGCCACAGGAAGCAAGTCGCTTAGACTCTTCCGGGAAAACTATCGATGTGGCCCAAGAAGAAGCAGTGGTAGTGCCCCAGAGTGTGACGGGAGCCTATCTCTACTGTGTCGAGCAAGATCTGGCTGAGTCGAGCGAGTTTAAAGTTCTCTGTGCCCTGAGAGATGACGAGAGTCACAAAACAATCGATCTGAGTGATAACGATATCAATGTTCGGTGGACAGTGGATGGCTTACAAGCCCCTTGGGAGGCCAAGCTCGTAAGCCGGGCCCTGCCCGAAGAGCCTTTGTGGCATATTCAACATTCCTTTGAAATGCTTGATGAGGGTGAAAAGCCCCTGATTCGCCAAAATGCTAGATTCGGAATCGATATTATATCGGGTCCTGTTCAGCTAGAGACAGATAGCGTCGTAGTCGTTCGAAACCCTCTCACTTGGAGTCTCCTCGACGGCGATGTTGCTCCACCAACAAACACCTTCACAGGTGGCTCCGAGATTATGGAAGAAGTGATTTTAGGCGTCTGTCGAATCTATACTCCACGAGGAATTATCCCTGGCAAGCTCGTCCATATGGAATATTTTGGCAGAACAGGATCCGATTGCTATTCGTCGTCTCCTGGAGATACAACCCGAGCTGGAACTGGCAGCTCTAATGTGGCCGAAGTTCTAACTTGGCCATCCACTCAAGTTCGTGACCAATTTTCCTGGATTGATGCAAGTGATGGAGCCATTCCTAAGAATGCAGTTATCGGCGGGCAGTCTGAAAACGGACGATTGATTTATTTGTGTCGCAATTTGCAGCTACCAATCCCTGAAGCAGCCGACCGCCCCAATTTTCCCGATGGTGAACCCACGCCGGGCTACATCATCAGTGGGGAAAGCAGCTGCCGCCATGAATTCTTTGGCGACGAGCACCTTTCTCAAACCTATCAGGTCTTAGTGGACGTTCTTGCCAACTAA
- a CDS encoding potassium channel family protein: MSVFYSSLFRAFTRRQTLAFVFLGNALLFPLAFLFYGAEQEVNPLVRGYPDALWWAFATVTTVGYGDITPVTNAGRLIGVVLMLGGATCFVGFTAVFVPTFMAEFTRDIIESEESSLDSIEKRLIRIEQELRRLNRR; this comes from the coding sequence GTGTCTGTTTTTTACTCATCTCTATTTCGAGCTTTCACTAGGCGCCAAACCTTGGCCTTCGTCTTTTTAGGTAATGCCTTGCTCTTTCCCTTGGCTTTTCTATTTTACGGTGCGGAGCAAGAGGTGAATCCATTGGTAAGAGGCTATCCTGATGCCCTTTGGTGGGCTTTTGCTACGGTCACGACGGTTGGTTATGGAGATATAACGCCGGTGACCAATGCAGGGCGCTTGATTGGAGTTGTTTTGATGCTGGGTGGGGCGACCTGTTTTGTAGGATTTACGGCAGTGTTTGTGCCTACCTTTATGGCGGAGTTTACGCGAGATATTATTGAGTCAGAAGAGTCTAGTTTGGATTCTATTGAGAAGCGCTTGATTCGGATTGAGCAGGAGTTGCGGCGTTTGAATCGGCGCTGA
- a CDS encoding DUF2569 domain-containing protein, translating into MDNLNETAPLKEEKNDVQGLEGWLMIIGIGIVMTPIKLVSMLIEFRDMYSVETWSALLSEDSDPAISQVAILFTSTNLLLLAVSLVVAWLFFKKRTIFPKFFIGWVIFNQLILFGGIYYTSQTVDIGETLGIKDLVKTLLSPIFAVLCISYMLVSKRVKATFING; encoded by the coding sequence TTGGATAATCTCAACGAGACCGCGCCACTGAAAGAAGAAAAAAATGATGTACAGGGTCTTGAAGGTTGGCTGATGATAATCGGTATTGGCATAGTCATGACACCGATTAAGCTAGTCTCCATGCTCATAGAGTTTCGAGATATGTACAGTGTTGAAACTTGGTCTGCACTTCTATCAGAAGATTCTGATCCAGCAATCTCTCAAGTCGCTATTCTTTTCACTAGCACGAATCTCTTATTACTTGCTGTCAGTCTGGTTGTGGCGTGGCTCTTTTTCAAAAAGAGAACGATATTTCCAAAGTTTTTCATTGGCTGGGTTATTTTCAACCAGTTAATCCTCTTCGGTGGTATTTATTACACATCACAGACTGTGGACATTGGTGAGACCCTTGGAATCAAAGATCTAGTGAAGACTCTCTTGTCTCCAATCTTTGCCGTGCTGTGCATTTCATATATGTTGGTTTCAAAGAGAGTTAAAGCTACGTTCATCAATGGATGA
- a CDS encoding GNAT family N-acetyltransferase gives MLKIQYSGEVKAIDLNKLFTKCNWEASQRSLARTEQYLRTAAKLVGAFYDGELVGFGRLGFDGYVATLSDIIVNPSFRRRKVASNMMTELIDQARQLDAIAVSLLDQSSIEGFYEQFGFKVVNPCPGLMFKSIM, from the coding sequence ATGTTAAAAATTCAATATTCAGGTGAGGTCAAGGCTATTGACCTTAACAAACTCTTTACCAAGTGCAACTGGGAAGCTTCCCAGAGATCCCTTGCAAGAACGGAACAGTACTTAAGAACAGCAGCTAAATTGGTCGGGGCTTTCTACGACGGAGAACTTGTTGGCTTTGGTCGCTTGGGATTTGATGGGTATGTAGCAACTTTGAGTGATATCATTGTGAACCCGAGTTTCCGCAGGAGAAAAGTTGCATCGAATATGATGACAGAACTCATAGACCAAGCTCGTCAACTCGATGCAATTGCAGTCAGCCTGCTTGACCAAAGCTCCATCGAAGGTTTTTACGAGCAGTTTGGGTTTAAGGTAGTGAACCCGTGCCCAGGGCTTATGTTTAAGTCCATTATGTGA
- a CDS encoding S1 family peptidase, whose translation MKFAWLLALSFIATPALRSEPIPMLGSGILIEPGSDQIDDSRYQIGSEWGKKPIQESQFKELASLERVAKGTANVRGATGFYLGKFAGQHVVATNNHVCPSSWACSFASIAFKQLGKSYRTSSFIGSWPSIDLALLTIKVAKDDESLMANYALPFAFDLPLYPGQKLLTVGYGSANNSRRDMVGNWDSDCKVFSKTDEFRLMDDPDSLNPGRYKTWSFANGCDVSHGDSGSAMVDRESGQVIGIIWTGKIPKKSEIQNSDYLDSILAEESEEIWSELSYGVPAAKIKELFLEKLVAGELSDAAREVVEEML comes from the coding sequence ATGAAGTTTGCATGGCTACTTGCGCTATCTTTTATTGCCACTCCCGCCCTCCGATCCGAGCCTATTCCTATGCTTGGATCGGGGATCTTGATTGAACCAGGCTCAGATCAGATCGATGATAGCCGCTACCAAATTGGAAGCGAATGGGGCAAGAAACCTATTCAGGAAAGTCAGTTTAAGGAGTTGGCAAGTTTAGAGAGAGTTGCTAAAGGCACTGCTAATGTAAGAGGTGCCACGGGATTCTACCTCGGTAAGTTTGCAGGGCAGCATGTAGTTGCTACCAACAACCACGTGTGCCCTTCATCATGGGCATGCTCATTCGCTAGTATTGCATTTAAACAATTGGGAAAGTCCTACCGCACATCAAGCTTTATCGGTTCCTGGCCTAGTATCGATCTAGCATTATTAACCATTAAAGTCGCCAAAGATGATGAAAGCCTTATGGCCAATTACGCCCTTCCTTTTGCCTTCGATCTACCTTTGTACCCGGGACAAAAACTTCTGACAGTTGGCTATGGATCTGCAAATAATAGCAGGCGCGATATGGTAGGCAACTGGGATAGTGATTGCAAAGTGTTTTCAAAAACAGACGAATTTCGTCTGATGGATGACCCCGACTCACTGAACCCTGGCCGCTACAAAACCTGGTCGTTCGCCAATGGCTGCGATGTTTCTCATGGTGACTCCGGGTCTGCCATGGTGGATCGTGAATCAGGACAGGTGATCGGTATTATTTGGACTGGAAAGATTCCCAAAAAATCTGAGATTCAGAACTCTGATTACCTGGACTCAATTCTCGCTGAAGAGAGCGAAGAAATCTGGTCTGAACTATCCTATGGAGTTCCTGCGGCTAAGATCAAAGAGCTTTTTCTGGAGAAGCTGGTGGCTGGTGAGCTAAGTGATGCTGCCCGTGAAGTGGTTGAGGAGATGCTTTGA
- a CDS encoding ion transporter, with amino-acid sequence MESKDFERGIVAIIVANAITLGLETTPGISSQTLTWLQWLDGIFLAIFTVEIGLKLLVYKSHFARDPWRIFDLSVVLISHLPTTGAFSVVRSLRVLRTLRMISVIPSLRRVVNGLLSALPGLGSVGAIMLLIFYVGSIMATKLFGEGFPEWFGNLGASAYTLFQIMTLESWSMGIVRPVMERYPFAWLFFIPFILVATFTMLNLFIAVIVNAMQSETEQAAENRAEQGHDERLQLIQEMQDLKEMVAALDRKLKD; translated from the coding sequence GTGGAATCGAAAGATTTCGAACGAGGGATCGTGGCGATCATCGTTGCAAACGCAATAACTCTAGGCCTCGAAACCACTCCCGGCATCAGCAGCCAGACCCTCACTTGGCTCCAGTGGCTCGATGGCATTTTTCTTGCGATATTTACTGTTGAAATAGGGCTCAAACTACTCGTCTACAAGTCTCATTTTGCCCGCGATCCTTGGCGTATCTTCGACCTTTCAGTGGTCTTGATCTCGCACCTTCCTACCACGGGAGCGTTTTCTGTGGTTCGATCCCTGCGGGTCCTACGAACACTACGCATGATCAGTGTCATCCCATCACTCCGCAGGGTGGTCAATGGCTTGTTATCGGCTCTGCCTGGTCTCGGCTCTGTCGGGGCAATCATGCTCTTGATTTTTTACGTGGGCTCCATCATGGCCACCAAGCTTTTTGGCGAGGGGTTTCCCGAGTGGTTCGGTAATTTAGGAGCTAGTGCCTACACGCTTTTTCAAATTATGACCTTAGAGAGCTGGTCAATGGGCATCGTGCGACCAGTGATGGAAAGATATCCATTTGCCTGGTTATTCTTCATCCCTTTCATTTTAGTCGCAACCTTTACCATGCTCAATTTATTTATAGCCGTTATCGTTAATGCCATGCAAAGCGAAACGGAACAAGCTGCCGAAAATCGAGCCGAGCAAGGTCACGATGAACGGCTCCAATTGATTCAAGAAATGCAGGATCTGAAAGAGATGGTGGCTGCTCTGGATCGTAAGCTCAAAGACTGA
- a CDS encoding MotA/TolQ/ExbB proton channel family protein, with translation MVKQSVYKVQSSSALFQIFISFALLAGVAIWQNGFLSDFLIGDRSTSLGKICNSLIIGVFLLGTLRIIALMITYGREERSVRNLYENLGLDSQNPFNNVDSESIIAKRFHIIQTLSNKNAELDHGALAAIVEAEESAKASFPKFICSILILMGMLGTILSLAIALLGASNLLESMTDIKNMGLVINGMSTALSTTMTGIVCYILFRFYLGKLLDVQSNLLYAVERVTALTLIPMFGRSQDAVVPKVLDLIENLDKLVKQMAKNQESMAGTQGELQGSIRSYTEQMSGMVEGINQINVNLHKGFRL, from the coding sequence GTGGTAAAACAATCCGTTTATAAGGTGCAAAGTTCATCGGCACTGTTTCAAATATTCATCAGCTTTGCCTTGTTAGCAGGGGTCGCGATTTGGCAAAATGGTTTTTTGAGTGATTTTTTAATCGGTGATCGTTCTACATCCCTTGGCAAGATTTGCAATAGCCTCATCATCGGGGTCTTTCTGCTAGGAACACTGAGGATCATTGCGCTAATGATCACCTATGGTCGCGAAGAACGTTCGGTTCGTAATCTTTATGAGAACCTTGGGCTTGATTCTCAAAACCCTTTCAACAATGTTGACTCTGAGTCGATCATCGCCAAAAGGTTTCATATTATCCAGACTCTCTCGAACAAAAATGCTGAGCTGGACCACGGAGCTCTCGCTGCCATTGTCGAGGCTGAGGAATCAGCGAAGGCATCATTTCCAAAGTTTATTTGTTCCATTCTCATTCTGATGGGGATGCTTGGAACGATTCTATCTTTGGCCATTGCTCTTTTAGGAGCGTCAAACTTACTCGAATCCATGACGGACATTAAAAACATGGGTCTGGTGATCAATGGCATGTCAACGGCCTTGTCAACAACGATGACTGGAATCGTTTGCTATATCCTGTTTCGCTTCTATTTAGGTAAACTGCTCGATGTGCAGAGCAATTTACTTTACGCAGTGGAACGAGTTACTGCTCTTACATTGATCCCTATGTTTGGCCGGTCTCAAGATGCTGTTGTTCCCAAGGTGCTGGACCTCATCGAAAACCTGGACAAGCTTGTGAAGCAAATGGCTAAGAATCAAGAGTCCATGGCTGGCACCCAAGGGGAACTACAAGGATCCATTCGCAGCTACACAGAGCAGATGAGCGGCATGGTCGAGGGCATCAACCAGATCAATGTTAATTTACACAAGGGCTTCCGACTCTAG
- a CDS encoding DUF3365 domain-containing protein, which produces MKWKKAVIAILLGGSSLAWAQWDESQVQALKMPQSGVVNDHLIVGGQPDEDDFKSFKSWGVVRVINLRVPGEKNFVAEEEAWAKSAGMEYLSLPVAGKDISLEQSLALKKLLGGQKKTLLHCSSSNRVGALLAINRFLFEPMSTKEALAYGEKHGLKSLEEMTKGVLNDPETQALKKKITAGKKRIKQYGMSLKGKLMDGMKKGPAQAVQSCQLAVKEMRETGSERVGRSSLKVRNPENSPEPALQAVLKEWQDRKVGADDFQLVEDGKSMILAKPIYMQGLCVTCHGAKVSPDIEAQLKKLYPQDLARGYKVGDFRGVFHTEI; this is translated from the coding sequence ATGAAATGGAAGAAGGCTGTGATAGCAATTTTATTGGGTGGATCGAGCCTTGCCTGGGCTCAGTGGGACGAGAGTCAGGTGCAGGCTCTGAAAATGCCACAAAGTGGAGTCGTCAACGATCACTTGATCGTTGGAGGGCAGCCAGACGAGGATGATTTTAAGTCCTTTAAGTCATGGGGTGTGGTGCGGGTGATCAATCTACGAGTTCCTGGTGAAAAGAACTTTGTGGCAGAGGAAGAAGCATGGGCCAAATCCGCAGGTATGGAATACTTAAGCCTACCTGTTGCGGGAAAAGACATCAGCCTCGAACAAAGTTTGGCCTTGAAGAAGCTGTTGGGAGGCCAGAAAAAAACATTACTCCATTGTAGCAGTAGCAACCGGGTCGGTGCACTGCTGGCCATCAATCGATTTTTATTTGAACCCATGTCAACGAAGGAAGCCTTGGCCTACGGCGAAAAACACGGCCTAAAATCCTTGGAAGAGATGACTAAGGGAGTGCTAAACGACCCAGAGACCCAGGCATTGAAGAAGAAAATTACTGCTGGCAAAAAGCGGATCAAACAATATGGCATGAGCTTGAAGGGCAAACTGATGGACGGTATGAAAAAAGGCCCCGCTCAGGCGGTGCAAAGCTGTCAGCTAGCGGTAAAAGAGATGCGAGAGACGGGCAGTGAGAGAGTCGGACGCTCATCACTCAAGGTGCGAAATCCAGAAAATTCACCTGAACCGGCGTTACAAGCGGTATTGAAGGAATGGCAAGACCGCAAGGTGGGAGCCGATGATTTTCAGTTGGTGGAAGATGGAAAGTCCATGATACTTGCGAAGCCGATATATATGCAGGGGCTTTGTGTCACTTGCCATGGGGCTAAGGTGTCTCCTGATATTGAGGCGCAGCTTAAGAAGCTATACCCTCAGGATCTTGCACGAGGTTATAAGGTGGGCGATTTTCGTGGGGTGTTTCATACGGAGATTTGA
- a CDS encoding SMP-30/gluconolactonase/LRE family protein has product MNHAVTRPAILALSLGVAGQIYGKESVWQAASGGTKLTCASTSSYQSASSREIRLENNGRRLNVAFRPNCVLELRRQKGKFVLDTKSSAECLSPDSAPQSWSFQSGTAEFTGRGPSKSLKLTLQYQVGSESESCQANYQAWLSKSVASPEIEELASFSKGDFIESVAVDRHGDVWVMNLGPTGTGVFRIAEKGGAELVVPYPEGQGGNIAFTPQGELFGTISDVNDPEGIRAIIKLADGAYQVVADLPKDSIPNGIASDHLGNLYVADSGVGRIFKWNRKTGVAKVWAEGGSLVNQGYLGPNGIKVANDSVFISNSSTAAIVETKIKKDGTAGKRRTIVSNGNFGIGADDFAVDRSGNLWVTTHPSNTLVKLQKNGRASLILDSQDGLWGPTSAFFDPRPGMETILYIVGDGNLLGSQQPDEAGSSELFPSKVLRINTADFGKL; this is encoded by the coding sequence ATGAACCATGCAGTCACTAGACCAGCCATCCTAGCTTTGAGTTTAGGGGTGGCGGGCCAAATATACGGCAAAGAATCAGTGTGGCAAGCCGCCTCAGGGGGAACCAAGCTGACATGTGCCTCGACGTCGAGCTATCAGTCCGCATCGAGTCGCGAGATAAGACTAGAAAATAATGGTCGTCGACTGAATGTTGCGTTCCGCCCCAATTGCGTCCTTGAGCTACGAAGGCAAAAAGGAAAGTTTGTTTTGGATACCAAGTCCTCTGCGGAATGTCTTTCTCCAGACTCTGCCCCCCAATCGTGGTCCTTTCAAAGTGGCACTGCGGAGTTTACAGGCAGAGGCCCCAGCAAGAGCTTAAAGCTGACCCTTCAATATCAAGTTGGGAGCGAATCTGAGTCCTGCCAAGCCAATTACCAAGCCTGGTTAAGCAAAAGCGTAGCGAGCCCAGAGATCGAAGAACTGGCGAGTTTTTCTAAAGGAGACTTCATCGAGTCAGTGGCCGTCGATCGTCACGGAGATGTGTGGGTCATGAACCTCGGGCCTACAGGCACAGGGGTTTTTCGTATTGCAGAAAAAGGCGGGGCTGAGCTTGTGGTTCCCTACCCTGAGGGCCAGGGCGGCAATATTGCGTTCACCCCTCAAGGGGAGCTTTTTGGCACAATTTCCGATGTTAACGATCCTGAAGGAATTCGCGCCATCATCAAGCTTGCCGACGGTGCCTACCAAGTTGTTGCCGACCTTCCCAAGGACAGCATTCCAAATGGCATTGCTTCTGATCACCTAGGCAACCTATACGTTGCTGATAGCGGTGTGGGCCGAATTTTTAAATGGAACAGAAAAACTGGAGTCGCCAAAGTTTGGGCCGAGGGCGGAAGCTTAGTGAACCAAGGATATTTAGGACCAAACGGTATTAAGGTTGCGAATGACTCTGTTTTCATCAGTAACTCTTCCACAGCTGCTATTGTGGAAACAAAAATCAAAAAGGACGGTACCGCTGGAAAACGTCGCACCATCGTTAGCAATGGCAACTTTGGAATTGGTGCTGATGATTTCGCAGTGGATCGCTCGGGTAACCTTTGGGTCACCACCCACCCCAGCAATACCTTGGTGAAGCTTCAAAAAAATGGTCGCGCCAGCCTTATTCTTGACAGCCAAGATGGGCTTTGGGGCCCAACGTCTGCGTTTTTTGATCCCCGACCAGGAATGGAAACAATTCTATATATAGTGGGCGATGGCAATCTTCTTGGTTCACAGCAACCTGACGAGGCAGGCTCTTCAGAACTATTTCCTTCAAAGGTATTACGGATCAACACTGCTGACTTTGGAAAACTGTAG
- the arsB gene encoding ACR3 family arsenite efflux transporter has translation MGIFERFLSVWVALAMAAGVVLGLVAPEVAALLSDLQVANVNMLVALLIWVMIYPMMIQIEFSSLKDIGKRPKGLCLTLIINWLIKPFTMALLANLFFTYIFADYVNPATAKEYIAGMILLGVAPCTAMVFVWSHLTRGDANYTLVQVSINDLIMVIAFTPIAGFLLDLQEIVVPWETLLLSVVLYVVAPLLAGVITRRALLRLGSEQLSKFISRLKPFSIMGLLATVVLLFAFQAGTIVAQPMVVVMIAIPLLIQSYGIFIIAYWGAYKWKIPHDVAAPAAMIGTSNFFELAVAVAISLFGLNSGAALATVVGVLIEVPVMLSLVAYANRTRSWFTPGDGLPLSGPTLGQGEQGSPKSI, from the coding sequence ATGGGAATTTTCGAACGTTTCCTGAGTGTATGGGTTGCGCTGGCGATGGCAGCGGGTGTGGTCCTTGGGCTTGTTGCTCCTGAGGTCGCAGCGCTGCTGAGTGACTTGCAGGTCGCTAACGTAAATATGTTGGTGGCTCTTTTGATCTGGGTCATGATCTACCCCATGATGATCCAAATCGAGTTTTCGTCTTTGAAGGATATTGGCAAGCGCCCCAAGGGTTTGTGCCTTACCTTGATCATCAACTGGCTGATCAAACCGTTTACTATGGCGCTTCTTGCCAATCTGTTTTTTACTTATATCTTTGCAGACTATGTGAATCCAGCAACGGCCAAAGAATATATCGCTGGCATGATTTTGCTGGGGGTCGCACCTTGTACTGCTATGGTCTTTGTCTGGAGCCATCTGACCCGTGGTGATGCTAACTACACCCTTGTGCAGGTATCAATCAATGACCTGATTATGGTTATTGCTTTCACACCCATCGCTGGATTTCTCTTGGATCTTCAAGAAATCGTGGTTCCATGGGAAACTCTGCTTTTATCAGTAGTGTTATATGTGGTTGCACCATTATTAGCTGGAGTTATAACAAGAAGGGCTTTACTGAGGCTTGGCTCTGAACAGCTGAGCAAATTTATCAGCCGCCTAAAACCATTTTCTATCATGGGCTTGCTGGCGACAGTGGTGCTTTTGTTTGCCTTCCAAGCGGGAACCATAGTAGCCCAGCCAATGGTGGTGGTTATGATTGCAATTCCTCTACTGATTCAAAGTTATGGAATCTTTATCATTGCATATTGGGGTGCTTACAAGTGGAAAATTCCTCATGACGTCGCTGCTCCGGCTGCTATGATCGGTACTTCGAACTTTTTTGAACTGGCCGTTGCTGTCGCGATCAGCTTATTCGGTCTGAATTCAGGTGCAGCATTAGCAACTGTGGTAGGTGTTTTAATTGAAGTGCCTGTGATGCTTTCCTTGGTAGCTTATGCCAATCGCACAAGATCATGGTTCACTCCAGGGGATGGCTTGCCTCTTTCAGGGCCAACCCTCGGTCAAGGGGAGCAAGGCTCCCCCAAGTCGATCTAG
- a CDS encoding ArsR/SmtB family transcription factor, which produces MGKFEELDERMASLCKALAHPARVRILSFLIERRECISGDLAEHIPLAASTISEHLRILKSVGLVQGTVDGPRRCYCVDGEVLKEWQDLVCDLQAPSNRNLSC; this is translated from the coding sequence ATGGGGAAATTTGAAGAGCTTGACGAACGGATGGCATCTTTATGCAAAGCACTAGCTCATCCGGCTAGAGTTCGTATTTTGTCGTTTCTTATTGAGCGTCGTGAATGCATCTCTGGTGATTTGGCCGAACATATTCCCTTGGCGGCCTCGACAATTTCAGAGCACCTCAGGATTTTAAAGTCAGTGGGCCTTGTCCAGGGCACGGTAGATGGTCCGCGACGTTGCTATTGTGTTGATGGCGAAGTTTTAAAGGAGTGGCAGGACTTAGTATGTGATCTGCAAGCTCCATCGAATCGGAACTTAAGTTGTTAA
- a CDS encoding DUF4269 domain-containing protein codes for MSINDISFMKAGTPRQRLAFAAITSLGILEKLEPHNAVLAGTIPIDVDIEDSDLDIICEANDLDDFNTLVLSYFGDCDEFTSYMTSTRGVKSFVARFAFSGFGFEIFAQNCPIERQYAVVHLLVERRLLEIGGDTARDGIRSLKARGLKTEPAFAKYFGIPGDPYEELVKLVGLSDRELEKFVQSSIDERSFNSL; via the coding sequence TTGTCAATAAATGATATTTCATTCATGAAGGCAGGAACTCCAAGACAGCGTTTAGCGTTCGCTGCCATAACATCATTAGGGATCTTAGAAAAACTTGAACCCCATAACGCAGTTCTGGCTGGAACAATTCCCATCGATGTGGATATCGAGGATAGCGACCTTGATATCATCTGCGAAGCGAACGATCTGGATGACTTCAATACGCTGGTATTATCTTACTTCGGTGACTGCGATGAATTCACCTCTTACATGACCTCGACACGAGGCGTAAAGTCTTTTGTTGCTCGATTTGCCTTTAGTGGATTCGGCTTTGAAATCTTTGCTCAAAACTGCCCTATAGAAAGGCAATATGCGGTGGTCCATCTGCTCGTGGAGAGGCGACTATTGGAGATTGGTGGTGATACAGCTCGGGACGGAATCAGATCTCTAAAAGCAAGAGGCTTAAAGACTGAACCGGCTTTCGCTAAGTATTTTGGTATACCTGGAGACCCTTATGAAGAGCTTGTGAAACTTGTAGGTCTCTCAGATCGTGAGCTTGAGAAATTTGTTCAATCATCCATTGATGAACGTAGCTTTAACTCTCTTTGA